A part of Hydrogenobacter sp. T-8 genomic DNA contains:
- a CDS encoding ATP phosphoribosyltransferase regulatory subunit has protein sequence MKFPPQERFFNFEESEKLKRFFLRACEVFAEYRYIMLPSVELYSPKLYGEGAFVVGSLQDGSLLCLRKDWTISLARFLSLQKDLELPLRVFYFGNTFSTNTEFESFQVGIELLGEGSTKAEVEVIRKIADYLRTCGLSELTVSVGHVGIAQGLLRKYGEGYRKALLEKNFSELSKAPELRDLLTIQGGPEVLQTFKRKHPEFSVECDRLLEVYESLKELNLLFDLSELRPQDYYTGLVFEFFHPSLGYPLAGGGRYDGLYKTLGKELCAVGGAVYLDRLLEL, from the coding sequence GTGAAATTTCCACCGCAGGAACGGTTTTTCAACTTTGAGGAGTCGGAAAAGTTAAAGAGGTTTTTCCTAAGAGCTTGTGAGGTTTTTGCTGAGTATAGGTATATTATGTTGCCTTCTGTTGAATTATACAGTCCAAAACTTTATGGTGAAGGTGCTTTCGTTGTGGGAAGTTTGCAGGACGGAAGTCTTTTGTGTTTAAGAAAAGACTGGACTATAAGTCTTGCAAGATTCTTGAGCCTCCAAAAGGACCTGGAACTTCCTCTTAGGGTTTTTTACTTTGGAAATACCTTTTCCACCAATACGGAGTTTGAGAGCTTTCAGGTAGGGATTGAGCTTCTTGGGGAAGGTTCTACAAAGGCGGAAGTGGAGGTTATCCGAAAAATTGCGGACTATCTTAGGACTTGTGGCTTGTCTGAACTGACGGTAAGTGTAGGACATGTGGGCATAGCACAAGGTCTTCTCAGAAAATATGGAGAGGGCTACAGAAAAGCCCTTCTTGAGAAAAACTTTTCAGAACTTTCTAAGGCACCTGAACTCAGAGACCTACTCACTATACAAGGCGGTCCAGAGGTGCTACAAACCTTCAAAAGAAAACATCCAGAGTTTTCTGTAGAGTGCGACAGGCTTTTGGAGGTTTACGAGAGCTTAAAGGAGCTTAACCTTCTTTTTGACCTATCGGAACTTCGCCCTCAGGACTACTATACAGGACTTGTTTTTGAGTTTTTCCACCCTTCCCTTGGCTATCCTCTTGCTGGTGGTGGCAGGTATGACGGTCTTTATAAGACTCTTGGAAAGGAGTTGTGTGCGGTTGGGGGTGCGGTTTATCTTGATAGACTACTTGAGCTCTAA
- the rpsP gene encoding 30S ribosomal protein S16 has protein sequence MDCSEEAKMALRIRVSRYGRRHHPIYRLVVADAKAPRDGKVVDVIATYDPVNKRLIEVKEEKLKEWLQKGAELTDRAKAILKNAKIL, from the coding sequence ATGGACTGTTCTGAGGAGGCAAAGATGGCACTGAGGATAAGGGTATCAAGATACGGAAGAAGACATCACCCCATATACAGGCTTGTGGTAGCAGACGCAAAGGCACCCAGGGATGGCAAGGTGGTGGATGTGATAGCCACCTACGACCCTGTAAACAAAAGACTTATAGAGGTTAAGGAAGAAAAGTTAAAGGAGTGGCTCCAAAAAGGAGCCGAGCTTACAGACAGAGCAAAAGCCATACTCAAAAACGCAAAAATACTCTAA
- a CDS encoding chorismate-binding protein: MRLVLSGGWLGEEGLFKAKVRDLKVYNSLKDFKNLDYGFALFSYSLSSETLGLQIKSGDFPPIVCLEIDGFERLSYEQKEIRLERVSSSFTAKDYINAVKEVKRLISKGVVYQLNLTCRFDFLLYGDPLDLFVRYYMRQPVPYAFFLDLEDFYVISGSMELFLKKEGDLILSKPIKGTAKIREDLIKSEKDKAENLMITDMVRNDLSRIALCGSVEVPELFKVEEYRTLFQMHSTVRARTNKSLQEILKETFPPASVVGAPKRKAVEVIDQFEPHSRDYYCGVGGLIKGGDFLLSVLIRTAIGSGRRVSYFAGAGIVWDSSPEREWQEVLLKTQAFDPVY, translated from the coding sequence ATGCGTCTTGTTCTTTCTGGTGGGTGGTTGGGGGAAGAAGGTCTTTTTAAAGCTAAGGTAAGGGATTTAAAGGTCTATAATTCTCTCAAGGATTTCAAAAACTTAGACTATGGCTTTGCCTTGTTTTCTTATTCTCTGAGCTCTGAAACCTTAGGCTTACAGATAAAAAGCGGAGACTTTCCACCTATTGTATGTCTTGAGATTGATGGGTTTGAGAGGCTCTCTTACGAGCAGAAAGAAATAAGACTTGAGAGGGTTTCCTCCTCCTTTACTGCGAAGGACTACATAAATGCGGTTAAAGAGGTCAAAAGGCTCATATCAAAAGGCGTAGTATATCAGCTAAACCTTACCTGTAGGTTTGATTTTTTGCTTTATGGAGACCCTCTTGACCTTTTTGTAAGATACTATATGCGTCAGCCAGTGCCATACGCCTTTTTCCTTGACCTTGAGGACTTTTATGTTATAAGTGGCTCTATGGAGCTCTTTCTAAAGAAGGAGGGAGACCTTATCCTAAGCAAACCTATAAAGGGGACAGCAAAAATCAGGGAAGACCTCATAAAAAGTGAAAAAGACAAAGCGGAAAATCTCATGATAACAGATATGGTAAGAAACGACCTCTCAAGAATAGCTCTGTGTGGAAGTGTGGAGGTGCCTGAGCTTTTTAAGGTAGAAGAATACAGGACACTTTTTCAGATGCATTCAACAGTGAGGGCAAGGACAAACAAAAGTCTGCAGGAAATATTGAAAGAAACCTTTCCACCTGCTTCTGTGGTAGGTGCTCCCAAAAGAAAGGCGGTGGAGGTCATAGACCAGTTTGAGCCTCACAGCAGAGACTACTACTGTGGAGTAGGTGGGCTTATAAAAGGCGGGGATTTTCTCCTAAGTGTGCTAATTAGAACTGCCATAGGCTCAGGTAGAAGGGTTTCCTACTTTGCAGGTGCAGGCATAGTTTGGGATTCCTCTCCAGAAAGAGAATGGCAAGAAGTGCTTTTAAAAACGCAAGCCTTTGACCCTGTGTATTAA
- the metK gene encoding methionine adenosyltransferase, whose translation MGRTIKMAESPMEGHPDKLADLIADALLDEFLKRDPYSRVSLEILLISGMTFVAGHVSTESYVDIPGTVRKTIKEVGYNRPELGFDADSSAVITSIEEQSPEIVLGISSEGAGDTATVVGYACKETESLMPMPISLAHKLSHKISELRKSGKAPFLRPDGKVLITVLYEDNKPLSVKDIIVFCQHDPETQLEKLRDFITEEAVKRVVPHSLITRDTRILVNPSGRFVLGGPAADVGQTGRKIVSDAYGDVAYSGGSAFSGKDPTKTDRTASYMARMMAKHVVASGLADRCMVQMAYAFGMSEVIAFDIETYGTEKTDREKIKERLLEVFPTSPKRMIDFLDLRKPIYKQTACYGHFGKENLPWEKLTKLEEFLELK comes from the coding sequence ATGGGCAGGACTATAAAAATGGCAGAGTCCCCCATGGAGGGGCATCCAGACAAGTTAGCGGACCTCATAGCGGACGCCTTGCTGGATGAGTTTCTAAAGAGAGACCCCTACAGCAGGGTGTCCCTTGAAATACTTCTCATATCTGGCATGACCTTTGTAGCAGGTCATGTTTCCACAGAAAGCTATGTAGACATACCAGGCACTGTCAGAAAGACCATAAAGGAAGTGGGTTATAACAGACCAGAGCTTGGCTTTGATGCAGATTCCTCTGCAGTAATAACCTCTATAGAGGAGCAGAGCCCTGAGATAGTGCTTGGCATATCCTCGGAGGGTGCAGGAGATACTGCAACGGTTGTGGGTTATGCCTGCAAGGAAACAGAAAGCCTTATGCCTATGCCCATAAGCCTTGCTCATAAACTCTCTCACAAAATTTCCGAGCTTAGGAAGTCTGGCAAAGCACCCTTTCTCAGACCCGACGGCAAAGTGCTAATAACGGTGCTATACGAAGATAACAAACCACTATCTGTAAAGGACATAATAGTTTTCTGTCAACATGACCCAGAAACTCAACTTGAAAAGCTGAGGGACTTTATAACGGAAGAGGCAGTCAAAAGGGTAGTGCCTCATAGCCTTATAACAAGAGATACACGCATTCTTGTTAACCCGTCGGGAAGGTTTGTGCTCGGTGGTCCTGCGGCGGATGTGGGGCAAACTGGTAGGAAGATAGTTTCTGATGCCTATGGAGATGTGGCTTATTCTGGAGGTAGTGCCTTTTCTGGCAAAGACCCAACAAAAACTGATAGAACCGCCTCTTATATGGCACGCATGATGGCAAAGCATGTGGTAGCCAGCGGTCTTGCAGATAGATGCATGGTGCAGATGGCTTACGCTTTTGGCATGAGCGAAGTGATAGCTTTTGATATAGAGACTTATGGGACAGAGAAAACAGACAGAGAGAAGATAAAAGAAAGGCTCTTAGAGGTTTTTCCCACAAGCCCTAAAAGGATGATAGACTTTTTGGACCTGAGAAAGCCCATATATAAGCAAACCGCCTGCTATGGGCACTTTGGAAAGGAAAACCTCCCCTGGGAAAAGCTAACAAAACTTGAAGAGTTTTTAGAGCTCAAGTAG
- a CDS encoding bacteriohemerythrin, giving the protein MELTEDLKTGVEEMDKDHQRLVELLNKVYELLREGKSSEAEEFFSKELVAWVEYHLAREEKFMQAIGYPEFERHKKAHENFRKVILDLLPHVEKGDHHAFRESLALAWGWLAGHIAKVDKKYGEFARERGLIA; this is encoded by the coding sequence TTGGAACTTACAGAAGACCTAAAAACCGGTGTGGAGGAAATGGACAAGGACCACCAAAGGTTGGTGGAGCTTCTGAACAAGGTCTACGAGCTTCTCAGGGAAGGCAAAAGCTCAGAGGCGGAAGAGTTCTTCAGCAAAGAGCTGGTCGCATGGGTTGAATACCATCTTGCGAGAGAGGAGAAGTTTATGCAAGCCATAGGCTATCCTGAGTTTGAAAGGCACAAGAAGGCTCACGAAAACTTTCGCAAGGTAATTTTGGACCTTCTGCCTCATGTGGAGAAGGGAGACCACCATGCCTTTAGGGAATCCCTTGCCCTTGCTTGGGGATGGCTGGCGGGTCATATTGCCAAGGTGGACAAAAAATATGGAGAGTTTGCCAGAGAGAGGGGCTTGATAGCCTGA
- a CDS encoding Rpn family recombination-promoting nuclease/putative transposase: MPSKDIALKDIFEEIPHRLSKILAPAPIKELLPTNFPSTELRVDFLARLEDESILHIEFQSFNDPNMPFRMLRYYLAILERYPNSPIKQLLVYVGNRKIKMKSRLRLRNLSFSYEMIDIRQVDCKVLLESPDPMDRLLACLCKVEDEAYLIEKLIKTMEGMNEEERKDYLLKALTLTELRPNLRIRLTEEVRHMPIVVRPEDVRLPKRKLKKDILYRLGLEEGKQIGLEEGRKEGEVIGIEKGKHIGLEEGLLKSAQEMLIAIIEGKLGHVPEEIANRIREIKDVEFLRSLAKRLASTSEDFMQVLATELRIS, from the coding sequence ATGCCTTCAAAAGACATAGCTCTAAAGGACATCTTTGAAGAAATACCACACAGACTTAGCAAAATACTTGCACCCGCACCCATAAAGGAACTCCTACCCACCAACTTCCCTTCCACAGAGCTAAGAGTGGACTTTTTAGCAAGGCTTGAGGATGAGAGCATACTGCACATAGAATTCCAATCCTTCAACGACCCTAACATGCCCTTCAGAATGCTACGCTATTACCTTGCCATATTAGAGAGATATCCTAACAGTCCCATAAAACAGCTCCTTGTTTATGTGGGAAACAGAAAGATAAAAATGAAGTCAAGGCTAAGGCTTAGAAACCTTAGCTTTAGCTATGAGATGATTGACATAAGGCAGGTAGACTGCAAAGTGCTTTTGGAAAGCCCAGACCCTATGGATAGGCTTTTAGCTTGTTTGTGTAAGGTGGAGGACGAGGCATATCTGATAGAGAAACTCATAAAGACTATGGAAGGCATGAACGAGGAAGAGAGAAAAGACTATCTTTTGAAAGCCTTGACGCTGACAGAACTGAGACCTAACTTAAGGATAAGACTCACAGAGGAGGTTAGGCATATGCCTATAGTAGTTAGACCTGAGGATGTAAGATTGCCAAAGAGAAAGTTGAAAAAGGATATTCTTTATAGGCTTGGGCTTGAGGAAGGTAAGCAAATTGGACTTGAGGAAGGTAGAAAAGAGGGTGAAGTTATTGGCATTGAAAAAGGTAAACACATCGGACTTGAGGAAGGTCTTTTAAAGTCCGCACAAGAGATGCTTATAGCCATAATTGAGGGTAAACTCGGTCATGTGCCTGAAGAAATAGCAAATAGGATAAGGGAAATAAAAGATGTGGAGTTTCTAAGGTCTTTAGCTAAGAGGTTGGCTTCCACTTCTGAGGATTTTATGCAGGTTTTGGCTACTGAACTGAGAATTTCATAA
- a CDS encoding KH domain-containing protein, translating to MSQLRDIVEITAKSLVDSPERVNVQEIEGEKTVVIELRVDKNDLGKVIGKGGRIARSLRTILSSMGRKINKRVVLEILE from the coding sequence ATGAGCCAGCTAAGGGACATCGTAGAAATAACCGCCAAATCCCTTGTGGACAGCCCTGAGAGGGTAAACGTGCAGGAAATCGAAGGAGAAAAAACAGTAGTTATTGAGCTCAGGGTTGACAAAAACGACCTCGGAAAGGTCATAGGAAAGGGCGGTCGCATTGCAAGGTCTCTCAGAACCATCCTTTCTTCTATGGGAAGAAAGATAAACAAAAGGGTGGTTCTTGAGATACTTGAGTAG
- a CDS encoding ADP-ribose-binding protein: protein MIEISVVQGSLLEVQADAIVNPANSLGLMGGGVAGVIKRFGGEQIEKEAVSKAPIPVGSAVLTSAGKLPFKGVIHAPTMEEPAMETTEEKVRKAVRAVLELADNMGFESIAMPGMGTGVGRLPKDVSARAMIEEVRNFQPKNLKRVILVDLDRQMVEEWKRLL from the coding sequence ATGATAGAGATAAGTGTAGTCCAGGGAAGTCTCCTTGAGGTTCAGGCGGATGCCATAGTAAACCCTGCCAACTCTCTTGGTCTTATGGGTGGTGGTGTGGCTGGAGTAATAAAAAGGTTTGGTGGTGAGCAAATAGAAAAGGAGGCAGTTTCAAAAGCACCTATACCTGTTGGCTCTGCGGTCTTGACCTCTGCGGGAAAACTGCCTTTTAAAGGCGTGATACACGCGCCTACCATGGAAGAGCCTGCTATGGAAACCACAGAGGAAAAGGTGAGAAAAGCGGTAAGGGCGGTCTTAGAGCTTGCGGATAATATGGGTTTTGAAAGTATTGCCATGCCTGGTATGGGAACGGGTGTGGGAAGACTTCCAAAGGATGTATCCGCAAGAGCCATGATTGAGGAGGTAAGGAATTTTCAACCGAAGAACCTCAAAAGGGTCATACTTGTAGACCTTGATAGGCAAATGGTAGAAGAGTGGAAAAGGCTTCTGTGA